The Nitrospirales bacterium genome includes a window with the following:
- the thiD gene encoding bifunctional hydroxymethylpyrimidine kinase/phosphomethylpyrimidine kinase: MQNSSSSTQLPIQQVLTIAGSDSGGGAGIQADLKTFSAHGVFGMSVITSITAQNTQEVTAVYDLPQSIIDAQLEAVFSDFEIFTVKTGMLSTTDIVSGVSKKLAQYPIKNLVVDPVMMSKSGQPLLQDDAIDAVKTKLLPLAFLVTPNIHEAELLAQMRIQTLAEAREAAKIIHRLGCRHVLITGGHLLEKPAMDLLYDGRFFKMYPGDFIDTPHTHGTGCTYASAIAANLARGLALPDAVDAAKRYITSAIRHGLAIGHGHGPTDHFYFLPKQN; the protein is encoded by the coding sequence ATGCAAAATTCTTCCTCTTCCACTCAGCTGCCAATCCAACAAGTGCTCACCATAGCAGGATCTGACTCGGGAGGGGGAGCGGGTATTCAAGCCGACCTGAAAACCTTCTCTGCGCACGGCGTGTTCGGGATGTCGGTTATCACTTCGATTACGGCACAAAACACGCAGGAAGTCACGGCGGTATATGATCTTCCTCAATCCATTATCGACGCCCAATTGGAGGCGGTCTTTTCAGATTTTGAGATCTTCACGGTCAAAACTGGCATGCTATCGACCACCGATATCGTGTCCGGAGTCAGTAAAAAGCTTGCACAATACCCGATCAAAAATCTCGTCGTCGACCCCGTCATGATGTCCAAGAGCGGACAACCCCTCTTGCAAGATGATGCGATTGATGCCGTGAAGACCAAATTACTGCCATTGGCCTTTCTTGTGACGCCGAATATTCATGAGGCTGAATTGCTCGCGCAGATGAGGATTCAAACACTGGCTGAAGCACGTGAGGCCGCAAAAATCATCCATCGACTGGGCTGTCGACACGTATTGATCACAGGTGGCCACTTACTCGAAAAGCCAGCCATGGACCTTCTCTATGACGGACGATTCTTTAAAATGTATCCGGGAGACTTTATTGACACGCCTCATACCCATGGAACCGGCTGCACCTATGCGTCAGCCATCGCGGCAAACCTCGCAAGAGGGCTTGCCCTGCCAGATGCTGTCGATGCCGCAAAACGCTACATCACTTCAGCCATTCGACACGGGCTGGCCATCGGTCATGGCCATGGGCCGACTGATCACTTTTATTTTCTTCCTAAACAAAACTGA
- a CDS encoding alpha/beta fold hydrolase has translation MTLVPRWIPRPSLLRDVPTETRLFQVDSQSHISAKCHWQRHPEKHTTIVLIHGLEGCTESHYMKGITHKAWHAGINVIRLNQRNCGGTEHLTPTLYHTGMSGDLHAVTLELTFHDKLPHIWCIGFSMGGNITLKFAGEVGDSLESLRGFVGVCPNIHPAACVAALQLPHNLIYHHYFLPRLKARLRRKARHFPGKWDLAKLSTIKTMWEFDDVYTAPDSGYQGAEDYYDQCGARHVLHAIRTPTWIITSQDDPFIPLHIFDVEPIRENPSIQFIAPATGGHCGFLQRTQPHEDHFWIENRLVELVKTGIRR, from the coding sequence ATGACATTAGTCCCTCGTTGGATTCCTCGTCCATCCTTGCTTCGCGATGTCCCGACAGAGACGCGTCTCTTTCAAGTCGATTCACAGTCACACATTTCTGCCAAATGTCACTGGCAACGCCATCCCGAAAAACACACGACCATCGTTCTCATCCATGGCTTAGAAGGGTGCACCGAGTCGCACTACATGAAAGGCATCACACACAAGGCCTGGCATGCAGGAATCAATGTCATCAGACTAAATCAACGCAACTGTGGAGGGACAGAACATTTGACGCCTACCCTCTACCATACCGGAATGAGCGGCGATCTGCATGCCGTGACCTTAGAACTCACCTTTCACGATAAGCTACCTCATATTTGGTGTATAGGCTTTTCCATGGGTGGCAATATTACACTAAAATTCGCGGGCGAAGTTGGAGACTCGCTCGAAAGCTTACGGGGATTCGTCGGAGTCTGTCCCAACATTCACCCGGCCGCTTGCGTCGCCGCTCTTCAGTTACCTCATAATTTGATCTACCATCATTATTTTCTTCCCAGGCTGAAAGCCAGATTACGACGGAAAGCGCGACATTTCCCCGGGAAGTGGGATCTTGCCAAACTTTCTACGATCAAAACCATGTGGGAATTTGATGACGTGTATACCGCGCCAGATAGCGGGTATCAGGGTGCTGAAGACTATTACGACCAATGCGGAGCGCGCCACGTGCTCCACGCTATCCGGACACCCACATGGATCATTACGTCTCAGGATGACCCGTTCATTCCTCTCCACATCTTTGACGTCGAGCCGATTCGAGAGAATCCTTCCATTCAATTTATTGCCCCTGCGACTGGCGGACATTGTGGCTTTCTTCAACGTACTCAGCCTCATGAAGACCATTTTTGGATCGAAAACCGTCTAGTCGAGCTTGTGAAAACAGGCATTCGCCGATAG
- a CDS encoding response regulator has product MSVVTHIRLLHVASDPSDHHAVRSALTDRQIQWDLLVCQAAGQVLDRLIGNPPDIDLILCDNVGLQKSGIAVFQEIRQSRVMIPFVILLGVGTEDLAVEALKAGVDDYIMKDPAGAYLTLLPVVLREAVQVYQDRLAWKASERAMQKSFDELEIRVRGQAEEVSRVKQVLQEEMKVRQGVEESLLQCERQLRQAQKMEAIGTLAGGIAHDFNNILSSILGYAELALMNAAQTSLIHTYLNEVITAATRARELVRQILAFSRTTEQERQSVDLPQIVSEALRLLRPVLPANIDIRQSGISGNKGCLIHADPTQIHQVLMNLCTNAEAALRKQGGVLEIAVTTEDIKEPVMHGGTQLAPGHYIRLTVSDSGEGMDPKILDRIFDPFFTTKSLGEGTGIGLAVVHSIVLGHGGAVAAASAPGLGSRFDVLLPCLYMSKPLAFDDEGSLPTGKGMVLFVDDEESIARWGEQLLTYLGYDVVFETCAQKALELFRRQPFQYDIVVTDQTMPVMTGEMFAREILAIRKDIPIVLCTGYSHAMSLEKSKAMGIRAFLMKPVKAQ; this is encoded by the coding sequence ATGTCTGTCGTCACCCATATCCGCCTGTTGCATGTTGCCAGTGACCCTTCGGATCATCATGCCGTTCGGTCTGCGCTGACGGATCGACAGATTCAATGGGACCTGTTGGTTTGTCAGGCTGCAGGCCAGGTGCTCGACCGGCTCATTGGCAATCCACCAGATATTGATCTCATCCTTTGTGATAACGTGGGCCTTCAGAAGTCCGGTATCGCCGTATTTCAAGAAATCCGACAGTCTCGTGTGATGATCCCTTTCGTCATCTTGCTAGGAGTGGGGACTGAAGATCTTGCCGTGGAAGCTCTCAAGGCCGGAGTCGATGACTATATTATGAAAGACCCCGCTGGAGCGTATTTAACATTATTACCGGTCGTACTCCGTGAGGCGGTTCAAGTGTACCAAGACCGTCTCGCGTGGAAAGCGTCTGAACGGGCAATGCAAAAATCCTTTGATGAGCTGGAAATCAGGGTTCGAGGTCAGGCCGAAGAAGTTTCGAGGGTGAAGCAGGTGCTCCAAGAGGAAATGAAAGTACGGCAAGGTGTCGAAGAGTCTCTGCTGCAGTGCGAACGGCAACTCCGGCAAGCTCAGAAAATGGAGGCTATCGGCACATTGGCGGGCGGCATCGCTCATGACTTTAATAATATCTTGAGCTCTATTCTTGGTTATGCTGAACTCGCGCTCATGAACGCTGCGCAGACATCTCTCATCCATACCTACCTCAACGAAGTGATTACCGCCGCGACTCGTGCGAGAGAGTTGGTGCGGCAAATTCTGGCATTTAGCCGTACAACTGAACAAGAACGGCAATCGGTTGATTTACCTCAGATTGTCTCGGAAGCTCTTCGATTGCTTCGACCCGTTTTGCCCGCCAATATTGATATCCGTCAAAGCGGGATCTCTGGAAATAAAGGGTGTCTCATTCATGCGGATCCCACACAAATCCATCAAGTGTTAATGAATCTCTGTACCAACGCCGAAGCGGCATTGCGGAAGCAAGGCGGTGTGCTAGAGATTGCTGTCACGACTGAAGACATCAAGGAGCCCGTGATGCATGGGGGGACTCAGCTCGCACCGGGGCATTATATCCGTTTAACTGTCTCTGATTCGGGAGAAGGCATGGATCCGAAAATTCTTGATCGAATTTTCGATCCGTTCTTCACGACAAAATCGTTAGGAGAAGGAACCGGCATAGGGCTTGCTGTCGTTCATAGTATCGTTCTCGGTCACGGGGGGGCCGTGGCGGCCGCGAGTGCGCCGGGGCTCGGGAGCCGATTTGATGTTTTGCTTCCCTGCCTTTACATGAGCAAGCCATTGGCTTTTGATGATGAGGGATCGTTACCTACCGGAAAAGGGATGGTCTTATTCGTCGATGATGAAGAAAGCATAGCCCGCTGGGGCGAGCAGTTGCTCACGTACCTCGGATATGACGTGGTCTTCGAAACATGCGCGCAAAAGGCCTTAGAACTCTTTCGTCGCCAGCCGTTTCAGTATGATATCGTCGTTACCGATCAAACGATGCCGGTGATGACTGGTGAAATGTTTGCCCGTGAAATATTGGCCATACGAAAGGACATTCCGATCGTCTTATGTACAGGCTATAGCCATGCGATGTCCTTGGAGAAATCGAAAGCCATGGGGATTCGTGCATTTCTTATGAAGCCTGTGAAGGCTCAATAA
- a CDS encoding DUF3422 domain-containing protein translates to MPNLSKSQPGFLRQVHEPTKKFLEEWLDAPAHIHHIAHRMANPPLERPQTRREFQHLLHSLSIPERTTVIQEKFGYGVSTAHNGDRLVITWEAHTEYYSYQVWHIPHDSSQLLEFGPITFPDYVFPFSPLGIAVNALDIIITPNAQVTPQALKLRMPGPQLHGGQVFGDEISVVANFSPDEYGRERYYVCAASRDVLQAKLTNLIDTLVAIENYTHLILLPYQAFSTAVDQVHHFEQRHLYQRNVITNQLETATSETLQKWLTVLTQDFMKVSRLAESMRYKLSAAVPYERIIERNVKTLQEQALPSCRLISDYIHHKTTGVADGYQQLLKRIDALEKDFEGTISVIRTKVDLLLQDQNLALQDQNLKLLASVDKTTKSQAILQHTVEGLSVIVIAYYLSGLGSYVFKALHEAGILDSYSFASGVFVPVSLIMSSGLVFIGRKILNTRLFQEH, encoded by the coding sequence ATGCCCAACCTTTCCAAATCCCAGCCTGGCTTTCTTCGACAGGTCCACGAACCCACGAAAAAATTCCTAGAAGAATGGCTCGATGCGCCCGCGCATATCCATCATATCGCTCATCGAATGGCGAATCCGCCTTTGGAGCGCCCGCAAACCCGTCGAGAATTCCAACACCTGTTGCACTCTCTGTCGATTCCAGAACGCACGACGGTCATTCAGGAAAAATTTGGTTACGGAGTCTCTACCGCCCACAATGGGGATCGACTCGTCATTACCTGGGAAGCGCACACGGAATACTACAGTTACCAGGTCTGGCACATTCCCCATGACAGCTCCCAGCTGCTTGAATTCGGTCCGATAACATTTCCTGACTATGTTTTCCCGTTTTCTCCTCTGGGCATCGCCGTCAATGCTCTCGACATCATCATTACCCCGAATGCCCAGGTGACACCGCAGGCCCTGAAGCTACGCATGCCAGGACCACAACTCCACGGCGGCCAAGTGTTTGGAGACGAGATTTCCGTCGTCGCTAACTTCTCTCCGGATGAATACGGACGTGAGCGGTATTACGTCTGCGCGGCATCCCGTGATGTGCTGCAAGCGAAACTGACGAATTTAATCGACACTCTGGTGGCGATCGAAAACTATACGCACCTGATCCTTCTCCCGTATCAGGCCTTCAGCACGGCGGTTGATCAAGTACATCACTTCGAACAACGACATCTCTACCAACGCAACGTCATCACGAACCAGCTCGAAACCGCCACGTCCGAAACCTTGCAGAAATGGCTCACGGTATTGACCCAGGATTTCATGAAAGTCAGTCGATTGGCAGAATCGATGCGCTATAAACTCTCCGCGGCAGTGCCCTATGAACGAATCATCGAAAGGAACGTCAAGACACTACAGGAGCAAGCGTTACCGTCATGCCGGTTAATTTCTGACTACATCCACCACAAAACAACCGGAGTGGCGGATGGCTATCAACAACTATTGAAACGTATCGATGCCTTGGAAAAGGATTTTGAGGGAACGATCTCCGTCATACGAACCAAAGTCGATCTCCTCTTACAAGATCAGAACCTTGCCCTCCAGGATCAAAACCTCAAACTGTTGGCGAGTGTCGATAAAACCACGAAAAGCCAGGCCATCCTCCAACATACGGTCGAAGGACTGTCGGTCATCGTCATCGCCTATTATCTCAGCGGCCTGGGCAGCTATGTCTTTAAGGCGTTACATGAAGCGGGCATTCTCGACAGTTACTCCTTCGCATCGGGAGTTTTTGTTCCAGTCTCCTTGATCATGTCTTCTGGTCTCGTGTTCATCGGAAGAAAAATTCTTAATACGCGCCTCTTTCAAGAGCACTAG
- a CDS encoding c-type cytochrome — MTEPRSKKSFLDRETWLIILAVLGGIFVTLSMTMFSGRPVSKNPSIEGQGPGLEKSGAAQPHKTGDPKVALANIPLATGEEPIPKLFIQSGCAACHTIPGILAAKGREGPRLVLETNGPKRLADPNYHGKATTVHEYIMESILEPGAYVVPGYPDRVMPRWYGKKLSAGALDKMVAYLERVAE, encoded by the coding sequence ATGACTGAACCACGATCGAAAAAGTCTTTTCTGGACAGGGAAACATGGTTGATTATTTTAGCGGTACTGGGCGGAATTTTTGTGACTCTGTCAATGACAATGTTTTCTGGTCGCCCCGTTTCGAAGAATCCATCAATCGAAGGTCAAGGTCCCGGTCTTGAAAAAAGTGGAGCCGCGCAACCCCACAAGACTGGAGATCCCAAGGTTGCCTTGGCCAATATTCCATTGGCGACCGGAGAGGAGCCGATCCCGAAACTCTTCATTCAGTCCGGTTGTGCCGCTTGTCATACCATTCCAGGAATTCTGGCCGCCAAAGGGCGAGAGGGGCCTCGTCTAGTCCTCGAAACCAATGGCCCCAAACGTTTAGCCGACCCGAATTATCACGGCAAAGCCACCACGGTTCATGAGTATATCATGGAGTCTATTCTGGAGCCCGGCGCGTATGTGGTTCCCGGGTACCCTGATCGCGTGATGCCTCGCTGGTATGGGAAAAAGCTGAGCGCAGGAGCGTTAGACAAGATGGTGGCATACCTGGAGCGAGTCGCTGAATAA